The Streptomyces aurantiacus genome includes a region encoding these proteins:
- a CDS encoding CGNR zinc finger domain-containing protein yields MQQNHYGRLGAVLSADLINLPEVGAASVHTLLEAHEIRRPEVEDLHVEGFRHWRDQLARVFRPDTPAEQCSAVNDLLVEATIRPWVTTHDGLQPHLHFVPDEADVLSRVKAVTAGGLAFVLCWEGGARLGRCRRPECSRAYVDTSRNGRRRYCSARCGNTEAVMRHRSRNAQPKS; encoded by the coding sequence GTGCAGCAGAACCACTACGGCCGCCTGGGGGCGGTGCTGTCCGCCGATCTGATCAATCTGCCGGAGGTGGGCGCGGCAAGCGTTCACACCCTGCTCGAGGCGCACGAAATCCGTCGGCCGGAGGTCGAGGACCTCCATGTGGAGGGCTTTCGGCACTGGCGGGATCAGTTGGCGCGGGTGTTCCGTCCCGACACTCCGGCCGAGCAGTGCTCGGCCGTGAACGACCTGTTGGTAGAGGCGACCATCCGTCCGTGGGTGACCACCCACGACGGTCTGCAGCCCCACCTGCACTTCGTTCCGGACGAGGCTGACGTGCTCTCCCGGGTCAAGGCAGTCACCGCCGGCGGTCTCGCGTTCGTCCTGTGCTGGGAAGGAGGAGCAAGGCTGGGGCGATGCAGGCGCCCCGAGTGCTCCCGGGCGTATGTGGACACCTCAAGGAACGGGCGGCGGCGCTACTGCTCAGCACGCTGTGGAAACACCGAAGCGGTGATGCGGCATCGCTCCCGGAACGCACAGCCGAAGTCCTGA
- a CDS encoding glycoside hydrolase family 43 protein has protein sequence MRLPDMPLHDPFIVADDESRTFHLYTSNDPAVSGVDGVGTMVYRSQNLRDWRRPVVVFLTSEQDALWATEGGWAPEVHEWGGRYYLFTTLHNENRPLAVPPPGPWGTPFQLPNHMRGTITAVSDSLLGPFSVVDPARPTPPENLMTLDGTLYVDPSGQPWMVYAHEWLQTVDGTVEAIRLAPDLSRTIGDPLFLFKGSDAFWLGEQIPGGVPHQLAPYVTDGPQLYRTPDGSLLMLWSTYEKNVAGEDGTVSGGYVQTFAVSQSGDIAGPWQQHRPLVRDDSGHGMLFHTFDGRLMMILHRPFDNARGKLYEMQFTGSELRVLRRRDDLDGGD, from the coding sequence ATGCGGCTGCCCGACATGCCGTTGCACGATCCGTTCATCGTGGCCGACGACGAGAGCCGCACCTTCCACCTCTACACGTCGAACGACCCGGCGGTGTCGGGCGTGGACGGCGTCGGCACGATGGTCTACCGCAGCCAGAACCTCCGGGACTGGAGACGTCCGGTCGTGGTCTTCCTGACCTCGGAGCAGGATGCGCTGTGGGCGACCGAGGGCGGCTGGGCACCGGAGGTTCACGAGTGGGGTGGCCGGTACTACCTGTTCACCACGCTGCACAACGAGAACAGACCCCTCGCGGTGCCACCACCCGGCCCGTGGGGCACGCCGTTCCAGCTCCCGAACCACATGCGCGGCACGATCACGGCCGTTTCCGACTCCCTGCTGGGCCCCTTCTCCGTCGTCGACCCGGCACGCCCCACCCCGCCCGAGAACCTCATGACCCTCGACGGCACGCTCTACGTCGACCCCTCCGGGCAGCCGTGGATGGTGTACGCGCACGAGTGGCTGCAGACCGTCGACGGAACCGTAGAGGCGATCCGGCTGGCTCCTGACCTGTCCCGGACGATCGGAGATCCGCTCTTCCTGTTCAAGGGCTCGGACGCCTTCTGGCTCGGCGAGCAGATCCCCGGTGGCGTACCGCATCAACTGGCGCCCTACGTCACCGACGGCCCACAGCTGTACCGCACCCCTGACGGTTCCCTGCTCATGCTGTGGTCGACGTACGAGAAGAACGTGGCCGGTGAGGACGGCACCGTGAGCGGCGGCTACGTGCAGACCTTTGCCGTCTCGCAGTCGGGCGACATCGCCGGGCCGTGGCAGCAGCACCGGCCGCTGGTCCGCGACGACAGCGGTCACGGCATGCTGTTCCACACGTTCGACGGGCGGCTGATGATGATCCTCCACCGCCCCTTCGACAACGCGCGAGGGAAGCTCTACGAGATGCAGTTCACCGGTTCCGAGCTGCGGGTGCTCCGCCGACGCGACGACCTCGACGGCGGAGACTGA
- the map gene encoding type I methionyl aminopeptidase, which produces MVEIKTDTALEAMREAGRVVAEALAAARRSAAVGVRLRELDEAARTVLTKAGASSPFLGYRPSFAPTPFPAVICASVNDAVSHGIPGDYRLRDGDLVSIDCGAELDGWTGDAAISFTVGTPRPADLELIAATQEALDAGIAAATVGHRIGDISHAISTVARKARCGMPADFGGHGIGRQMHEDPHVPNHGRPGRGYPLRHGLALAIEPMLMAGGRNDYGTDRDGWTLRTIDGSRAAHIEHTIAITRDGPRILTLP; this is translated from the coding sequence ATGGTGGAGATCAAGACCGACACGGCACTGGAGGCGATGCGTGAAGCGGGACGGGTCGTGGCCGAAGCCCTTGCGGCCGCCCGCCGGTCGGCGGCCGTGGGGGTCCGCCTGCGTGAGCTGGACGAAGCCGCCCGCACCGTCCTGACCAAGGCCGGGGCGAGCTCTCCGTTCCTGGGCTACCGGCCCTCCTTCGCCCCCACCCCCTTCCCCGCCGTGATCTGCGCCTCCGTGAACGACGCCGTCTCGCACGGCATCCCCGGCGACTACCGTCTGCGCGACGGCGACCTGGTCAGCATCGACTGCGGAGCCGAACTCGACGGCTGGACCGGCGACGCCGCGATCAGCTTCACCGTCGGCACTCCCCGCCCCGCCGACCTGGAACTCATCGCCGCCACCCAGGAGGCTTTGGACGCCGGTATCGCCGCCGCCACGGTCGGCCACCGCATCGGAGACATCTCCCACGCCATCAGCACGGTCGCCCGCAAGGCCCGTTGCGGCATGCCGGCCGACTTCGGAGGTCACGGCATCGGCCGTCAGATGCACGAAGACCCCCACGTCCCCAACCACGGACGACCCGGCCGCGGTTACCCCCTGCGCCACGGGCTCGCCCTCGCCATCGAGCCCATGCTCATGGCAGGAGGGCGCAACGACTACGGCACCGACCGCGACGGATGGACCCTGCGCACGATCGACGGCAGCCGCGCCGCCCACATCGAACACACCATCGCCATCACCCGGGACGGCCCCCGCATCCTCACCCTGCCCTGA
- a CDS encoding TIGR03086 family metal-binding protein, with the protein MERMHVGDETFWSIGDVARKTGLTVKLIRHWSDTGVIHPACRTPAGYRMYGTEALARLQLAQTLRGLGLGLAAIRDVLEREDTLSEVAATHIDALEAQIRTLRSQQAVLRSVTRRDTTAEGLTIMTELARMSAAERRTIIHDFVTETLGELDVPTYRRGLLAATPDLPADPTDEQVDAWLELGELVRSPGLREGLRRMARYAAEHHPGEHGDGAARAAEQVTNDWLRRVETAMRQGIAPDSPAADPVVTAVVATWIPTQAAQGATLVDDAQARALLLRQLEVASDTHMERYWQLLCIINGRPVRPSMAAAGRWLTTALRANPEPGARAAQLDAVYDADDDAWEPLGVLHACEEALDAVELLVSAVRRDRFDRPTPCADWDVRTLLNHIVWENLLWAGLADGTPRSDFTADHLGDDHLAAFRAASRAARSAFSRPGMLEQRYGPAPGHRLVEQLVIEMLVHGWDLARAVGHPSGIPQHLAEAALPVVREAYGDLPRTAAGSFAPPQPVPEGAGALDRLAACMGRSVD; encoded by the coding sequence ATGGAACGCATGCACGTCGGCGACGAAACGTTCTGGAGTATCGGAGACGTCGCCCGGAAGACCGGGCTGACGGTGAAACTGATCCGGCACTGGTCCGACACCGGGGTCATCCACCCGGCCTGCCGGACTCCTGCCGGCTACCGGATGTACGGCACGGAAGCCCTTGCCCGTCTGCAGTTGGCGCAGACACTGCGAGGGCTCGGTCTGGGCCTGGCGGCCATCCGGGACGTACTGGAACGCGAGGACACCTTGTCGGAGGTGGCCGCGACGCACATCGACGCGCTGGAGGCGCAGATCCGCACGCTGCGGTCGCAGCAGGCGGTGCTGCGCTCCGTCACCCGCCGCGACACCACTGCCGAGGGACTCACCATCATGACCGAGCTGGCGCGCATGTCCGCCGCCGAACGGCGCACCATCATCCACGACTTCGTGACCGAGACCCTGGGGGAACTGGACGTTCCCACCTATCGACGAGGCCTGCTGGCAGCCACCCCCGACCTGCCTGCCGACCCGACCGACGAACAGGTCGACGCCTGGCTCGAACTGGGCGAACTCGTCCGCAGCCCAGGTCTGCGCGAGGGCCTGCGTCGCATGGCCCGCTACGCGGCCGAACACCATCCGGGCGAGCACGGGGACGGCGCGGCGCGGGCGGCGGAACAGGTGACGAACGACTGGCTGCGCAGGGTGGAGACGGCGATGCGGCAGGGCATCGCCCCGGACTCACCGGCAGCCGACCCCGTCGTCACCGCCGTCGTCGCGACCTGGATCCCCACCCAGGCCGCCCAGGGCGCGACCCTTGTCGACGACGCCCAGGCCAGGGCCCTGCTCCTGCGACAGCTCGAAGTCGCCTCCGACACACACATGGAGCGGTACTGGCAGCTGCTGTGCATCATCAACGGCCGGCCCGTACGACCGAGTATGGCCGCCGCCGGCCGATGGCTGACGACGGCTCTGCGAGCCAATCCCGAGCCGGGTGCGCGAGCCGCTCAACTCGACGCGGTGTACGACGCCGACGACGACGCGTGGGAACCGCTCGGCGTGCTCCATGCCTGCGAAGAAGCTCTGGACGCCGTCGAGTTGCTCGTCTCCGCGGTGCGGCGGGACCGGTTCGACCGGCCAACTCCCTGCGCCGACTGGGACGTACGCACCCTGCTCAACCACATTGTCTGGGAGAACCTGCTCTGGGCGGGCCTGGCCGACGGCACTCCTCGCTCCGACTTCACCGCGGACCACCTCGGGGACGACCACCTCGCGGCGTTCCGTGCCGCGTCCCGGGCCGCCCGGTCGGCCTTCTCGCGACCGGGCATGCTGGAACAGCGCTACGGACCCGCGCCGGGGCATCGGCTCGTGGAGCAGCTGGTGATCGAGATGCTGGTCCACGGCTGGGACCTCGCCCGGGCCGTCGGGCATCCGTCCGGCATCCCTCAGCACCTCGCCGAGGCGGCGCTGCCCGTAGTGCGGGAGGCCTACGGTGATCTGCCCCGTACGGCCGCCGGTTCCTTCGCCCCGCCGCAGCCGGTACCCGAAGGCGCCGGCGCACTCGACCGTCTTGCCGCCTGCATGGGGCGATCCGTCGACTGA
- a CDS encoding helix-turn-helix domain-containing protein yields the protein MVRVPLSPQERRRGERFGALLRELRGDRSMVDVAAAAGVSAETLRKIETGRAPTPAFFTVAALAHALGLSLDDLAAACAEDADDSGQALSA from the coding sequence ATGGTGAGAGTTCCTTTGAGTCCGCAAGAGCGGCGACGTGGTGAACGCTTCGGGGCTCTGCTCCGCGAGCTCCGCGGTGACCGCAGCATGGTGGACGTGGCAGCGGCTGCCGGGGTGTCCGCCGAAACCCTTCGCAAGATCGAGACCGGCCGGGCCCCGACTCCGGCCTTCTTCACCGTGGCGGCCCTGGCCCACGCGCTGGGCCTGTCACTTGACGACCTGGCCGCGGCCTGCGCGGAGGACGCCGACGACAGCGGCCAGGCGTTGTCGGCCTGA